ggagggacttgGAGGCCTGCGGTGAAAAATCAAGTAACTTGAGCACAGCCAGGGACTCTCAAATGCCAGTTGCCATAGAGGCAGGGACAGAACTGGACCAGGATCCACACCCCTGGCCACACCGTGAGCTAACCAGCCCTGTGACGGGACTCAGCAGCAGCCTGGCCTTCCCAGGCCAGCACACCACCAACCCTGGAGGTTCCTGGGGAAAAGGCTGCAGGTCGAATCCAAAACCACCAAGGCAATCAACACCGTGCCAAAGAATCAGGGCCTGAAGAGTCCAGGTATTAGACCACTATCGTCCAAAAATAGTCTCGTGAGCTTGAAAGCAATTAATCTTTCTGGGACTCCATCATCTGATTTTCAGTATGGGAAGATCAGAATAAGTTGATGGTTTTGAACTTCTCGGGCAGGGGGCTCAGGGAAATTAGTAGACATGAAGTGAAGACAGACCTCTCCAGCACACTCACCACTGCAGATTCCAGGAACAGCTTGGCAGCCACCGACGAGGCCATCTCTCAGGGCTCTTGCATCTTGGGATTGCGGTGGCTGACACACTGGGGGACTGCGGACAGTACTGTCATGTGCTGGGCAGGGTGACAAGGTGGCCCGCCAGTTTCAAGCATGCTGGTAGGACACACAAGGCCTTTGATTACAGAGCTGACCCTTCTCAGCAGCAGCAGTCAGGGCGTCGGCATCTTCCCCCAGCCCCAATTCCCACCAGGGGAGCCGGAAAACACCCACACACAGGGAGGGCCGTGTGTTACAGGAAAGCCAAGCCTTTTACCTGCTCTCTGCCCCAGAGGGAGGCACTCCCTTCTATGTCCCAAGGCTGGCTGCTATTCGAACATCTGAAGATGGGCCAGAGTTCAGTCAACGCCTTGCTCACAGGACTGCAGAAACATGAGACTGAGTGTGTCCTCGAGGCCGGTGTGGTCAGCGTCCGCACGTGGACTGAAGAGGCAGATCCCAAGTCTGCTGAAAGCCTCAACCTTCAGAGGAGACGTGGTGTGACCCGGCCACCCAGAGGAACTATGCTGCCCTGCCATGACCACACTGGCCCATCCCTGACAGCACCCAACAGCCCTCCCACCAAGGCCAGGACACCCCGGGCATTCCCCTCCCACCTAAGCTTCCCACCTGCTTCCAGATTCCACTCCTCCCTCTGGGTCTGGCATCTGGAAAAGGGCAGACAGTAAGTAGGGTGGGAGAGACCTGGTGTGCAATCGCGATCTGCCAGTTTCTGGCTGGGCAACCCTGGACGTGGGCCCCTGTTCCATATCGGACCCAAGACCACCTCTCAGGGGTCCCCAAGGATTTGAACTGGGGGAAGAACAAAGACCAACAGGAATGCCCTCCTTTAAGATGAGCACACGCTGGCTTCACCCTCCAGCAGCCCCACTGCAgaatttcaccatttttttccTACAACTTGTGAtatcccatccatccatccatccatccatccatcccaccgGGCTCGTCTGGCACTGTTTTCCACTCATGATTCCCCGAGGCTCCCCCTTTACCACTCCCCCTAAACTTCATTTCCAACTTTTGCAAGGTTTTTaaggacaataaaataaaatctgcagCGAGCGTGAACACAGCAAACACCCCCAAATCCACAATAACTTCTGTAGATGTGAACGTTCTGTGAGCTGCATGGTCTCCAACAGTAGCCACTTGCCAAAGGTGTGTCTCCTGAGCACCTGCCAAGTGAGCAGTGAATAAAAACCCGGATTTGAAACTTTACTTCCTCTAAACTCACGTGGCAACTGCAGATGTTTACAACGTGCAGCacatcagaaatggaaaaaacgCGGTCATCTGTTCGAAATTTCTATAACCTTGCTCTGGATGGAGCAGGGCAAGGCCTCAAACCGTTTCCCAATGTTCTTGCAAGCACTGCAGGAATGCACGGGGCCACCCCAGACCCAGGCACGCTGGAGGCTTGCCGCCCACCTGCCCGAAAGCCCCTAGGCCTGGGGCACCGGCCCGGCCTGCAGACCAGACGGGAGGGGCTACCTTCAACGCTGTCCCCCACGACCCTGGAGCTCCTGAGCGGAACTCCCTCAACTCCCAAGAACAGAGAAACAGCCGTACGACCGGTCATTACCCAGAGCTGCCCTCCTGCCAGTCTTCCCGGCAAGTACTCCCCAGCTGCGATCAGTCTCCGGAACGGCGGGCCGAGACCCCCGGGCACACTCGGCGGATTCCGCAAGGGCTTCCGGTGAAAGCGGGGTGGCGGGCGCCGTCGGCCGGGGAGCAGCGGCGTGAGCGGCGTCACTTCCCCGAGGCAGCGCCGCGAGGAGGACACGCGGTCAGCCGCCGCCGGGACGCCGCCCCCGGCCGCGACTCCATCCCCGCGGCGCTGCCCCCACGGCCGATCCTCCCCTGGCCTTAGCAGGGAGCGAGCGCCGCCGGGTACCCGCGATGGCCTCGGATGCCCAGGCCGCCCGACAGCCTCCTGTCGCCAGCGACACATGACAGCGCCGAGCACAAGTCAGCGCGCCGGAAGCCGGCCGCAATGACGTCACGCAGCGCACCGGAAGTCGGCCACCGGGAGGACGCGGGCGGAAGTCGGGTAACGGCTGTCCGGGGCCGCGGGGCCATGGAGTGGGGGGCCTGCCTCCTGTCCGCTCCCATCGGGGTGCGCGCCCCCCTTTCCGCCTCACGGCCGTCTCCGCTCGAGTGGTGTCCCTGACGGCTCAGGGATCCCGGCTCCCGACGCGGGGAGGGCGCACGGCCGGCGGGCAGGGCCGGTCCCGCTGGGCTGAGCGCGAGAGCGCTTTCTTTGTCGTCGCCTCCCGTGAGCGGTTTGCCCGTGGTGGACAGCCCGTCCCGGTCTATTCTTTCgctgaaataaaagtatttccttctcttctgcttttgTGGAGCGCTTGACTGGGTTGGGAGGGCCGCGCCGGGGAGGGTACTGAAGCCGGAAAGGGTGCGGCTGGTCGGAAATTGTAGGGCCTTCTCCGAGGGGACCGGGGGCACGGACTGCATGTTCGGGGGTCTGGGATCAGGGATCAGGCTCGCAAGGCGAGAACGGAGTTCTGTAAGTAAAGAAGAGCTGAGCAGGGCTCGAAACTCATTTTACTTATGGCACCTGCTAAATCCATTCAAGCACTTCAGCGTATACGAATcccattatgtattttattaaatctcatgAGACGGGGCAGGAGTTTTACTTCCAGATTGCTCACATGGAAAATAACATTTGCCGAAAGAGGTTAGGAGGCTTGCTCATGATCTCCTGGAAGGCTAGGTTTTTCTAGCTTAAGAGTTTGGTGCTGTTTGCCTTCCGTGAGTCTGCCACGAGATAAAGAAACGGTGTGAAGATGTGGGTGTATATGTGTGACCAAAAAAGGTGGGCTCTCCCCAGGACGGAAAGAGAAGAGCTGCTTTCTAAAATCATAACAAAATTCACTAGAGAGGAGACGATGCTCTAtggaaactgttttccaaagaataAGAAAGTGCCAgtggcttctgggtggctcagtcagttaagcatctgacttcggttcaggtcatgacctcccagttagtgagtttgagacccatattgggctctgcaccgatggctctaagcctacttgggattctttctatctcccccccccccccaataaataaatacacctaaaaCAAAAAGGGTGCCAAAACATTAAATATCATAGAACCAAAGCTCACTTGAGTTGTACAGGGAGGGTGCATGAGACagggacaaagggagacagaCCTCTCAGCAGCATTTTAACGACTTAACAGACTATCGAAAAGAACTTTCTTCAAATCCACATCTCCAAAGAATAACTCCACTATTCTTCCAAGCCAACTGGGATATATGCCTGGAAAAGAATATTACCAATTTGGCTCTGGAAGAATACATAAGGAGTTACAGCCAAGGAAATGTCAAGGGGGAGCTGGTGGGGTCTCTTCCACAGGAGGCCACACAGGGTGGCTGTACTCACAGGGACTGTCACAATCTAGAGCTGGTTTGGTCCTTTATCATTTACAGGCCTGGAAACTTGAAACTACAAAGAGAATTCACTTGAAGTGagttgaaattcttttctttgctgAGTAAATCAACCCACTGGATTTGTCATGGGCACAGCATGGTATGAGGTGCATGTGTCCAAGGACAACTTGGAGACCTCTCGTTAGTTATGTGCTCTTTAGTCTCATGAGGGAGATCCTGGATGGGGGAGAGGacaaagaaaacactgaagtCAGCCTTCGGAACAGTGAAaagattcacttaaaaaaaaggggggggcacctgggtggctctctctgttgagcatccgactcttggttttgactcaggtcacaatctcacagttcatgagtttgagcccccagtcgggctctgcactgacagtgcagagcctgcttgggattatcgctctccctctctctctctgcttctcccctgctcaagtgccgtgtgtgcgtgtgtgtgcgtgtgtgtgtgtgcacacgctccctctttctctttgtcaaaataaataaacttcaaacaaacaaaacctacacCAATTAGCTGGAATCTAGCCAAGACATGAGTCCATTGAAAACTGTCTTTGAGAGGGCCAGTTGAAGATAAATCTTCACTTGTTCAGGGCTTTCTTGAACACTCGAGAGCTTAGCCAGGGGAGACTGTGTCCATCTTTGTCTGGCCAGGTGCACATCATTTGTCTCATTAGAACTCGGACACAAAGAGGAATCCCGCACAGTCTCTAAAGGGCCTTACAGTCTAGTAGAGGAAGTGTCCTAACATTAACTCTAGCTAATTAACTCTAGCATCAGGACACACAAAGTattctggggctggaggagggaaaaACTGCATCCAAAGATTGAGTGGAGGAGAAGATACTTGAGCTGGGTGAAAATGCCCAACAGTCAAGTCCACTAGGGATAAACCTAATAGACCAGGTCTGGTTTATTAACCTGTTGCAAAGAGAGAACCCTAGAGATTTCTGCGTTGTGTCTCATGAGGAGACTGGAGAGAGAATTTTGTAAGGTTTGGGGTTGCACTGAATAAttctgaggaggggagaggggaagtgagGGCCATCTTCAGATGGTTGCTGTCACGAAGTGTGGACCACTTAGTAACTGGGTCTTAGGTATTTTTGTTCATGAGGTAGGGCCACAGAGCAGGCTATGGAAGTTACCGGTAAGAAGGAAGAGGCTGTCAGGACACTTCACAGCTGAGTTGTGACCTTGGGAGAAATGTTTTCTGTTAACACTGTACTGGCTCATCAGTGCCTATTATAATAAACTGAATATACAAGTGGCCAGTGGCCAGACCATTTATGAAAATAGGCCCACGGCCTGCAGCAGCCCACCCAAAACCAATGCCTCCTCTGCAGAAGCCTGCCCAGGAAGTCGGCTGCTCGAAGTCAGACTTGGGGCAATTCAGACTGCTGGCTCTGGTGACAACCCAGAAAGCCATACAATACCCTGTGACAGTCCAAATAAGCCAGATGGCCAGGACTCGGTCAATAAATGATATCTTACCTAATTTTTGTTCCCGGGTCCAACTCAGGACCAACCAGAGAAAATCGAACACAGGAGATGCCCCACTTCTCTAGAGTTCATCTCTGGCTCCCTCAGGCCCACAGCCCCCATCAGGGCACCCCTGAGTCCCCCTTTTCCACCATGaagctctccccctctcttgctgccTCTGGGCCTCTACCAGGCCAGGTGATGGAGTGACTCCCTCACTATTGCAGGCTCTGAACAAATATAGCCTTTTCTTGTTCTCATTTGGTGGGTCCTCATTATTTCCCTGGGTTCAAAGAGCTCCTGGGTTGGTGAGCACATGGTGGTGCTGGTGGATTGGTGACCTGGAGAGACATGGAATCCCCGTGTCCGTTCCTATACCTTGGTCCAGACATCTCTTTCATCTGGAGGCTTACCTGTAGCTTTTgtcatatccttttataataagtTGGTAAACAGTCCGTGAActctttttctgagttctgtgagccactctaacAAGTTAATTGCACCTGAGGGAGGGTCATGGGAACCCCAATTCATATTCATAGCCaattggtcagaagcacagataCCAGTTTGGACTCGCGGTTGGCATCTGAAGTGTGGGGGGTCTTGCAGGATGAAGCCCTCTACCTGTGGATCTGATGCCGTCTCCAGGTGGATGGTGCCAGAGTGAGTTACTGTGGGATACCCAGCTGATGTCACAGAATTGCTGGGTGTCAGGATCTGGTGTCACACAGCTGGTGTCAGAATCGCTGCAGGAGCAGTAGCTGTTAAGAGTAAAGGAGACACAGGAGGAGAGTGGTTTTTCCTAAAACATGGGCTACCGCAAGCTGTAGTAGTGTTATGGGCTGCTGAGAGTATAGAAAAAGGTACGTTAGTGGGAGACCCAGAAGACCAGACCTCTGTGCTGGGGTGGGAGCCCTGGGCTGCACTGCTCATGTTTGCGGGGGTGGGTGCCAAACGATGCAGATGGAAGACTGAAAGATCAtctcccccacctctgctctATATGCCAAAGGGCCTGGAATACCTTTGGGAGTGCTAGGGACCAGCTATTTATTTGGTATCTGTCTCAAATAGGGTCCAAGGGATAGGCCAGTAAACGTAAAGAGAGCTCTGAAGAATGGGAGAATAGTAGAGGTAAGAAGGAGCCGCTATTCTGAGGGCTGGGGTAAAGCCCCCGGGGGAAGAGATCTCCTTACCCCCAGGGCTGAGGTCCAACTTGCTTGGAGAGAGCCTAGCTACAGCTCACCAAATGGCGGAGAAGAGCTGGCAGGACGTCTGGCAGTCCCTCCGGAGTGCCAGGAAAGCTGTTCAGGGGCGCGCCTTTGCGGCTATAGGGCAGGAGCTGGAGCAGCGTTCTGGCAGCCTGCACCGCGGAGTCGGGTGCTCGCGGAACCTGGAGCTAGAAGAAGCCGTCCTTGGTGCGGGGAGGTGGGCTCCGGGGAGGCCTCTCCTTCTGCAGCTGTCAAGGGAACTCACTGGAGCCGGCAGCAAAGCCCCTTCCTCCCGCACTGCCTCCCAGGGGGTTTCTTCCCCAGCACACCTCTGCAATGGCCCACCTGGCAGGGAAGAGCGCTCAGAGGGCCCAGCTCCATCCTGCAGGGCATGGAATGAGAGTGAACGCGGAACTAGAGATAACACACAACCAGCGCAGCAAGCAACATTGTAAAACATCAGTGGAGACAAGTAATGGTTTGTTTGGTATCAGTTTACATTCTAGCTGTGCTGCAAGGTTCTGGaaacagtttttaaacattttttttttttttttttgagatagggCGTGAGctcggagggacagagaggatccaaagaggcTCTACGCTGGCAGCACACAGCCAGATCCGGAGCTGTAACCCACGAGccacccacgagctgtgagatcatgacctgagcctaagctggGCGCTttaccgacagagccacccaggaacccctgtgcTGCAAGGCTCTTGTTAGCAGCTTGGCTTAGTGGCAAAATAGTGTCCTCCTGTTGCTGGCTCCCACTTGCAGCGTGGCGGGCAAACCACCAGACTCTCCAGACTCGTCTGTAAAAGGCGGCAGTTACCCTGGTGACCCTTAAGGTCATTGACTGTTACGGTGACTGTTCTGATAGGACCCAGGCGTTGCTAGTTACTGCATCCCCACCTTCCTGAGGGCTTGTCTGAGCAACACAGGCACTGCAGCAGAGGAAGTCGCGGAAAAGGGCACGGATAAGGCAGACGAAATTTAGGCGCAGATTGAGAAAGATAAAGGAAGCGGCTTCGCCCCGCTGGCCCCGCCCAAGCCTTCCGgtggccccgcccccagccccca
The Panthera uncia isolate 11264 chromosome A2, Puncia_PCG_1.0, whole genome shotgun sequence genome window above contains:
- the LOC125929749 gene encoding uncharacterized protein LOC125929749: MCRWRQEAVGRPGHPRPSRVPGGARSLLRPGEDRPWGQRRGDGVAAGGGVPAAADRVSSSRRCLGEVTPLTPLLPGRRRPPPRFHRKPLRNPPSVPGGLGPPFRRLIAAGEYLPGRLAGGQLWMPDPEGGVESGSRLRLSADLGSASSVHVRTLTTPASRTHSVSCFCSPVSKALTELWPIFRCSNSSQPWDIEGSASLWGREQHA